From the Candidatus Binatia bacterium genome, the window GTCGCGTCGTGGCCAGCCTCCCCGCGAACGACTTCGCTCGGGACTACGCGGACATCGCCGCGTCGATCCAGGAGGACTTCACGGTTCTGTACCGCAATCCGTCTACGGGAACCGAGTCCGCGATCGCCGTATTCGTCGCGCTTCCCACCGGCTGGCGCCCCGAGCGCATCCTCGGCGCGTCCTTCGCTCAGATCCACGCACCGGTTCCCGAGTTCGCCGACGACGATCTGCAATCGAGATCATTGGTTTCGAGCATGATCGACCGGGGCCCCTACGTGCGCTTCGTGTGGAGCGTGACCGCGGACGACGGCCTCGACCACCACCCGGAAGAAGGACGCCGCGGCGACTGGCGTGCGGACGGTCGCGGGTGGCTCCGCGTCGAGCGGCAGGTCACGGTGCCGTTTCGCGCAGAGCACGCCTCCCTCTTCCTGATCCGCGTCTACCTCTACCCGTTCGAGGAGCTTCCGAGAGCCCAGCGGCGGACCTTGCACGAAGCACTCGGGGCCATGCCACCCAAGATCGCCCGGTACAAAGGGCTCCACTCAGATTCGCGGGACATCGCACGGAGCCTCCTGTTGGATTAACAGCAAGGGATGCCGAACGAACTCATCAAGAAGGGGCTGCTCGATCTCGAGCTCGCCATCGCCGCCAAGGACATCACGCCTTCGGACCTGGTGGAGGCCTATCTCGGCGAAATCGAGGCCCACAACGAGCGCCTGAACGCCTACGTGACGGTCACCGCGGACCGGGCGCGCGAAGAGGCGAAGGCACTCACCGAGGAACTCGCCACAACCGGCCCGCGCGGTCCTCTGCACGGCATCCCGTTCGCGGTGAAGGACTTGATGGACACCGAAGGCGTCCGAACGACCTACGGGTCGGCGATCTTCTCAGATCACGTGCCTACCGCCGACGCCGAACCCGTTCGACGACTCCGCACGGCCGGCGCGATCATGCTCGGCAAGACGAACACCCACGAGTTCGCGTGCGGTGCGACCACGAACAACCCGCACTACGGACCGACTCACAACCCCTGGAAGCAGGGCCACATCCCGGCCGGCTCGAGCGGCGGGTCTGCGGCGGCGGTGGCTGCGGGAATGGCACCGCTCGCGACCGGATCGGACACGGGCGGATCCGTCCGGATGCCCGCGGCGGCCTGTGGCGTCGTCGGCCTCAAGCCGACCTGGGGACGGGTCAGCCTGCGCGGGACCTTCCCGATGGATCCGACGTTCGACCACGTCGGTCCGATCGCGCGCACCGCACGGGACTGTGCGATCGCCATGAACACGATGGCCGGCTTCGATTCGAAGGATCCCTGGTCCCCGCCCGCGCGTTCCGAAGAAGACTTCACCCGGCTCCTCGGCCGCAAGATGAAGGGTCGCAAGATCGGGTACGACCCGAGCTTCTGCCCCGTTCCGGTTCAGCCGGCCGTGTGGGCGAACCTCGAGAAAACGCTCCACGCTTTCGAAGAGCTCGGGTGTGAGATCGTCGAGGTGAAACTCCCCGAAGCGGACGAGGTGATGCAGGCCGGCTTCACTCTCATCGCGGCCGGCACCTCCTACTCACACCGGAACCTGTTGCCGGAGAACAAGGACAAGTATGGCGCGGACGTGCGGGGGCTCCTCGAATCCGGCGCGGGGGCGAGCGGCCAGATGGTGCTCGACGCCCAACACCGACGGGCCGCACTCACACGGGAGTTCGAAAACGTGGTGACCTCTCAGGTGAGCGCCCTGGTGCTCCCGACGATCGGCCTCGAAGCCCCTCGCATCGGAGAGGAAACCATCAACCTCGAAGGCGAGACCATCGATGTAACCCTCGCCATGGCCGGGTACACGATGGTCCACAACACCACCCAGCTCCCAACCCTCTCCGTCCCCAGCGGCCTCGGCCCAAACG encodes:
- a CDS encoding DUF3445 domain-containing protein, with amino-acid sequence MAGDAAPAWYFPVREATYQMEAGLQRFGIDFGNGEVDQQFFQIDREAARYEAAKAAVPKARAGVLDRGDDEQSAHRTVLHWMRERLAAEHPGRVVASLPANDFARDYADIAASIQEDFTVLYRNPSTGTESAIAVFVALPTGWRPERILGASFAQIHAPVPEFADDDLQSRSLVSSMIDRGPYVRFVWSVTADDGLDHHPEEGRRGDWRADGRGWLRVERQVTVPFRAEHASLFLIRVYLYPFEELPRAQRRTLHEALGAMPPKIARYKGLHSDSRDIARSLLLD
- a CDS encoding amidase, translated to MPNELIKKGLLDLELAIAAKDITPSDLVEAYLGEIEAHNERLNAYVTVTADRAREEAKALTEELATTGPRGPLHGIPFAVKDLMDTEGVRTTYGSAIFSDHVPTADAEPVRRLRTAGAIMLGKTNTHEFACGATTNNPHYGPTHNPWKQGHIPAGSSGGSAAAVAAGMAPLATGSDTGGSVRMPAAACGVVGLKPTWGRVSLRGTFPMDPTFDHVGPIARTARDCAIAMNTMAGFDSKDPWSPPARSEEDFTRLLGRKMKGRKIGYDPSFCPVPVQPAVWANLEKTLHAFEELGCEIVEVKLPEADEVMQAGFTLIAAGTSYSHRNLLPENKDKYGADVRGLLESGAGASGQMVLDAQHRRAALTREFENVVTSQVSALVLPTIGLEAPRIGEETINLEGETIDVTLAMAGYTMVHNTTQLPTLSVPSGLGPNGLPTAIQITTAPGEDTLALGLGDALGTLVSLGDFV